A DNA window from Sphingomonas changnyeongensis contains the following coding sequences:
- a CDS encoding class I SAM-dependent methyltransferase: protein MSKETIKRIFRLPHIQGGDMDGGGTDGGNMSGADMTMADETVTEDLTYFQKVRREIEPLLPAAPARILEIGCGAGATLAWLKQRWPQAETFGVEGHRPLEPLLRTRLDNVLIHDLEQPLPDLGKFDLILALDVLEHLRDPWAVLGTLRQTVLAPGGVVIVSVPNVAHYSVTVPLAFGGRFTYAEDGLLDRTHLRFFDEDGARGLMAAAGLTVTDGVATGFAGLRQTLAQKLSFGLLQRYITMQFVMRGEAGGSPMRRWRIF from the coding sequence GTGAGCAAGGAGACAATCAAGCGCATATTCCGGCTGCCGCACATCCAGGGCGGCGATATGGATGGCGGCGGGACAGACGGGGGCAATATGAGCGGAGCCGACATGACCATGGCCGACGAGACCGTGACCGAGGATCTGACCTATTTTCAGAAGGTGCGGCGCGAGATCGAGCCGCTGCTGCCCGCCGCCCCGGCCCGGATCCTCGAAATCGGCTGCGGCGCGGGGGCGACGCTTGCCTGGCTCAAGCAGCGCTGGCCGCAGGCGGAAACCTTTGGGGTGGAGGGGCATCGCCCGCTCGAACCGCTGCTGCGCACGCGGCTCGACAATGTGCTGATCCATGATCTGGAACAGCCCTTGCCCGATCTGGGGAAGTTCGACCTGATCCTCGCGCTCGACGTGCTCGAACATCTGCGCGATCCCTGGGCAGTGCTGGGCACGCTGCGCCAGACGGTGCTCGCGCCCGGCGGCGTCGTCATCGTGTCGGTGCCCAATGTCGCCCATTACAGCGTCACCGTCCCGCTCGCCTTTGGCGGGCGGTTCACCTATGCCGAGGACGGGCTGCTTGATCGCACCCATCTGCGCTTTTTCGATGAAGACGGCGCGCGGGGCCTGATGGCGGCGGCCGGGCTGACGGTGACCGACGGCGTCGCGACCGGCTTTGCCGGGCTGCGCCAGACGCTCGCGCAGAAACTCAGCTTCGGGCTCCTGCAGCGCTACATCACCATGCAGTTCGTGATGCGCGGCGAGGCCGGGGGCAGCCCGATGCGCCGCTGGCGGATCTTCTGA
- a CDS encoding right-handed parallel beta-helix repeat-containing protein, translating to MGFEGRIVAAGMLALAAMAGLAGAGAASAGAPAAGARVIDIADRAALVAALAAARGGETLRLAPGAYGQIAIAGRVFPAAVTLQSRDAARPARLNGVAVSASANLVFRQLDIGRALAPGEPDFTQLSTVTDSRAVRFDRIFFHGSRDGTPANDAWGLYVVGSSGIEIAGSRFEELMRAYIFDRSSDIAVIGNSFRLIRSDAGDFAAVDRVVVRGNSYRDFMPRADDHPDAIQFWTNGQQRGSSDILIEDNVIMQGDGVGPQGIFIRDEQKRYPYRNLVIRNNLIYTEDQWEGISVEGAADVEVSGNSVLSPLDRQKQAWIRLENVGRATVTGNVTVRYVGPAAGGPHVVRDNSVLIEDRALVRRLGGLKPGARPEAERLLIPGRGYRPPAPAAEPAAGRAMGGAECRSRPGCKAGSCRRSRCCRRSCRCARRRAGRRRAARSSSPA from the coding sequence ATGGGGTTTGAGGGCAGGATCGTCGCGGCCGGGATGCTGGCGCTTGCCGCCATGGCGGGGCTGGCCGGGGCCGGAGCCGCATCGGCAGGCGCGCCGGCGGCCGGGGCGCGGGTGATCGACATTGCCGACCGGGCGGCGCTGGTGGCAGCGCTTGCCGCCGCGCGCGGGGGTGAGACGCTGCGGCTTGCCCCGGGTGCCTATGGCCAGATTGCGATTGCCGGCCGCGTCTTTCCGGCGGCGGTCACGCTTCAGTCGCGCGATGCCGCGCGGCCGGCGCGACTCAACGGGGTCGCGGTCAGCGCCTCGGCCAATCTCGTGTTCCGCCAGCTCGACATCGGCCGCGCGCTCGCGCCCGGCGAGCCGGATTTCACCCAGCTGAGCACCGTCACCGACAGCCGGGCGGTGCGGTTCGACCGGATTTTCTTCCACGGTTCGCGCGACGGCACGCCCGCCAATGACGCCTGGGGCCTGTATGTCGTCGGCAGCAGCGGCATCGAGATTGCCGGTTCGCGCTTCGAAGAGCTGATGCGCGCCTATATCTTCGATCGCAGCAGCGACATTGCGGTGATCGGCAACAGCTTTCGCCTGATCCGCAGCGATGCCGGCGATTTCGCCGCGGTCGACCGGGTGGTGGTGCGCGGCAACAGCTACCGCGATTTCATGCCGCGCGCGGACGATCACCCCGACGCCATCCAGTTCTGGACAAATGGCCAGCAGCGCGGATCGTCGGACATTCTGATCGAGGACAATGTCATCATGCAGGGCGATGGCGTCGGCCCGCAGGGCATTTTCATCCGCGACGAGCAGAAGCGCTATCCGTATCGCAACCTCGTCATCCGCAACAATCTGATCTACACCGAGGATCAGTGGGAAGGCATTTCGGTCGAGGGGGCCGCAGATGTCGAGGTCAGCGGCAACAGCGTGCTGTCCCCGCTCGACCGGCAGAAACAGGCGTGGATCCGGCTTGAAAATGTCGGCCGCGCCACGGTCACCGGCAATGTCACCGTGCGCTATGTCGGTCCGGCCGCCGGCGGGCCGCATGTCGTGCGCGACAACAGCGTGCTGATCGAGGATCGGGCGCTGGTGCGCCGGCTGGGCGGGCTGAAGCCCGGCGCGCGGCCCGAGGCGGAACGCCTGCTCATCCCCGGGCGCGGCTATCGTCCGCCCGCCCCGGCGGCGGAGCCTGCGGCCGGTCGCGCAATGGGGGGCGCTGAATGTCGCTCGCGTCCCGGGTGCAAAGCTGGTTCATGCCGCCGCAGCAGGTGCTGCCGCCGTTCCTGCCGATGCGCGCGCCGGCGCGCCGGGCGGCGGCGCGCGGCGCGTTCATCCTCGCCTGCCTGA
- a CDS encoding O-antigen ligase family protein, whose translation MGLAEAYNEQILWARHIPSFLAVTDESVQRTLSGDFREGAYRVTGTYTVSLALAEYLALVTPFVLQKIAERPGLGAKLLYAGINVLLLVIIILTRSRLGIVGWLAAHMVWGCIWAYRRWRSDKSDVLGPALAFAIPALALAFGVAMFTVDAIRFRTIGGGSTGFSDQARWEQLDGTWPLVLRNPIGYGTGQSGEVLGFRTPGGQVTVDTYIVTLLLDYGVIGFCLFLGIFGLAVATMLRISLRPRGREIDIAMPVCAALVAYLVVRLVFAQDDNAPLVYMMLGLASAIAFKAKRQDAESAPAPA comes from the coding sequence ATGGGGCTGGCCGAGGCCTATAACGAACAGATTCTGTGGGCGCGCCACATCCCGTCCTTCCTCGCGGTGACCGACGAATCGGTGCAGCGCACGCTGTCGGGCGATTTCCGCGAGGGCGCCTACCGCGTCACCGGCACCTACACCGTCTCGCTCGCGCTGGCCGAATATCTGGCGCTGGTGACGCCGTTCGTGCTGCAGAAGATCGCCGAACGCCCGGGGCTGGGCGCGAAGTTGCTTTATGCCGGCATCAATGTGCTGCTGCTGGTCATCATCATCCTCACCCGGTCGCGGCTGGGCATTGTCGGCTGGCTCGCGGCGCATATGGTCTGGGGCTGCATCTGGGCGTATCGCCGCTGGCGGTCCGACAAGTCGGACGTGCTCGGCCCCGCGCTTGCCTTTGCCATTCCGGCGCTGGCGCTGGCGTTCGGGGTGGCGATGTTCACCGTCGATGCGATCCGGTTCCGCACCATCGGCGGCGGATCGACCGGGTTCAGCGATCAGGCGCGCTGGGAACAGCTGGACGGCACCTGGCCGCTCGTGCTGCGCAACCCGATCGGCTATGGAACCGGGCAGAGCGGCGAGGTGCTGGGCTTCCGCACGCCGGGCGGGCAGGTGACCGTCGATACCTATATCGTCACGCTGCTGCTCGATTATGGCGTGATCGGATTCTGCCTGTTCCTCGGCATTTTCGGGCTGGCGGTCGCAACCATGCTCAGGATTTCGCTCAGGCCGCGCGGGCGGGAGATCGACATCGCAATGCCGGTCTGCGCGGCGCTCGTTGCCTATCTGGTCGTGCGGCTGGTGTTCGCGCAGGACGACAATGCGCCGCTCGTCTACATGATGCTGGGGCTGGCGAGCGCGATCGCGTTCAAGGCGAAGAGGCAGGACGCCGAATCAGCGCCGGCCCCGGCCTGA
- the asnB gene encoding asparagine synthase (glutamine-hydrolyzing), which translates to MIDAMTRAIAHRGPDGRSFELLEGEGGRTVALGHVRLAIIDLATGDQPFRSACGRYTLVFNGEIYNYLEIRAELEAAGVAFRTRSDTEVLLEAWIRWGAAALDRFRGMFAFAIWDAEARSLFLARDPFGKKPLLYFINGGDLIFASEFASLAAHPAFAADIDEQALARYLIWKYAPGHDTLVKGVSQLPPGHYAVWQGGQLTAERYFSPPLPLPAAERRPLDAAAIRDFRAELEDAVRLRMRSDVPLGAFLSGGLDSSAIVALMAGMSPHPVKTFSIGFKADGFSELWAARQVAERFGTEHHELEIEPDHFLDSLADVTWHRGAPLSEMADVPLYYLSHLAARHVKVVMSGEGSDELLAGYPKHWGDLYLARYQAVAPAALDPLLLDLPRRLLPYSKRRAAILLRAGRERDFVDRQAAWFGLMPHAEAAALAPALFAGYRPFEWAEDPGAGVGPLHRALYFDKTVWLPGTLLERGDRMTMAASIEGRMPFMDRKLAAFVATLGDDAFLNGRSGKTILRRAMQADLPPDILSRPKSGFRVPVAEWLRGRLRDYAEDMLLSPQSRFGGFADRTRLKAMLDEHVSGRRNREKELWSILSLEVFLRELENRSGRTPRALAA; encoded by the coding sequence ATGATCGACGCGATGACCCGCGCGATCGCCCATCGCGGCCCGGACGGGCGCAGTTTCGAACTGCTGGAGGGCGAGGGCGGTCGCACGGTGGCGCTCGGCCATGTCCGGCTGGCGATCATCGACCTTGCAACCGGGGATCAGCCCTTCCGCTCGGCCTGCGGGCGCTACACTCTGGTGTTCAACGGCGAGATCTATAACTATCTGGAAATCCGCGCCGAGCTTGAGGCTGCCGGCGTCGCCTTCCGCACCCGGTCGGACACCGAAGTGCTGCTGGAGGCATGGATCCGCTGGGGCGCGGCGGCGCTCGACCGCTTCCGGGGCATGTTCGCCTTTGCGATCTGGGATGCCGAGGCGCGCAGCCTGTTCCTCGCCCGCGACCCGTTCGGCAAGAAGCCGCTGCTCTATTTCATCAACGGCGGCGACCTGATCTTCGCCTCGGAGTTTGCAAGCCTTGCCGCGCATCCGGCCTTTGCCGCCGACATCGATGAACAGGCGCTCGCCCGCTACCTGATCTGGAAATATGCGCCGGGCCATGACACGCTGGTCAAGGGTGTGTCGCAGCTGCCGCCCGGCCATTATGCCGTCTGGCAGGGCGGCCAGCTGACCGCCGAGCGTTATTTCAGCCCGCCTCTGCCGCTGCCGGCGGCCGAACGCCGTCCGCTCGATGCGGCGGCGATCCGCGATTTCCGCGCCGAACTGGAAGATGCGGTGCGGCTGCGCATGCGGTCCGACGTGCCGCTGGGCGCGTTCCTGTCGGGCGGGCTCGATTCCTCGGCGATCGTGGCGCTCATGGCGGGCATGTCGCCACATCCGGTCAAGACCTTCTCGATCGGCTTCAAGGCCGACGGCTTTTCCGAACTCTGGGCCGCCCGTCAGGTCGCCGAGCGGTTCGGCACCGAACATCATGAGCTGGAGATCGAGCCCGATCATTTCCTCGACAGCCTGGCCGACGTCACCTGGCACCGGGGCGCGCCGCTGTCGGAAATGGCCGATGTGCCGCTTTATTATCTGAGCCATCTGGCCGCGCGGCATGTGAAGGTGGTGATGTCCGGCGAAGGCTCGGACGAGCTGCTGGCCGGCTATCCCAAGCATTGGGGCGATTTGTACCTCGCCCGCTATCAGGCGGTCGCGCCCGCGGCGCTCGATCCGCTGCTGCTCGACCTGCCCCGGCGGCTGCTGCCCTACAGCAAGCGCCGCGCGGCGATCCTGCTGCGCGCCGGGCGCGAGCGCGATTTCGTCGATCGCCAGGCGGCGTGGTTCGGGCTGATGCCGCATGCCGAGGCGGCGGCGCTCGCCCCGGCGCTGTTCGCCGGCTACCGCCCGTTCGAATGGGCGGAGGATCCGGGCGCGGGCGTCGGCCCGCTGCACCGGGCACTATATTTCGACAAGACGGTGTGGTTGCCGGGCACGTTGCTGGAGCGCGGCGACCGGATGACGATGGCGGCGTCGATCGAGGGGCGGATGCCGTTCATGGATCGCAAGCTCGCCGCCTTTGTCGCCACGCTTGGCGACGATGCGTTCCTGAATGGCCGCAGCGGCAAGACGATCCTGCGGCGCGCGATGCAGGCCGATCTGCCGCCCGACATCCTGTCGCGGCCCAAATCGGGCTTCCGCGTGCCGGTTGCCGAATGGCTGCGCGGGCGGCTGCGCGACTATGCCGAGGACATGCTGCTCAGCCCGCAGTCGCGCTTTGGCGGCTTTGCCGACCGCACCCGGCTGAAGGCGATGCTGGACGAGCATGTGAGCGGCCGGCGCAACCGGGAAAAGGAGCTGTGGTCGATCCTGTCGCTCGAGGTATTCCTGCGCGAACTGGAAAATCGCTCGGGCCGGACGCCGCGCGCGCTCGCTGCCTGA
- a CDS encoding glycosyltransferase — MLISIVIPTYRRADMLSGLLDALAPQMMAEVEALVIDNDPAGSAADTAARYGWLRYVHEPRPGVVHARNRGVAEARGGHVLFIDDDEVPSPGWLAAFAALARAGTTACFGRITPRFVAPPPPGLERMLAGLFSREIDADTGADITASWAYLGTGNAMFDRAVCFPDPEPFDLRFNQSGGEDIWMIRGLMARGVRLIWNREGLVDEIVPPGRMTLDYVRARKFAHGQQRVIFNHRGGGLAGWARALPWMGIGLVQAAGFGALALGLSAIGSPRALEARARADAGRGKLMWRAAARTLYGN; from the coding sequence ATGCTGATCTCGATCGTGATCCCGACCTATCGGCGTGCGGACATGCTGTCCGGCCTGCTCGATGCGCTGGCGCCGCAGATGATGGCCGAGGTCGAGGCGCTGGTCATCGACAATGATCCGGCGGGCAGCGCCGCCGACACCGCCGCGCGTTACGGCTGGCTGCGCTATGTGCATGAACCGCGGCCGGGCGTCGTCCATGCCCGCAACCGCGGCGTCGCCGAGGCGCGGGGCGGCCATGTGCTGTTCATCGACGATGACGAGGTGCCGAGCCCGGGCTGGCTGGCCGCGTTCGCCGCGCTGGCGCGCGCCGGCACCACCGCCTGTTTCGGGCGCATCACGCCGCGCTTCGTCGCGCCGCCGCCGCCGGGGCTGGAGCGGATGCTGGCCGGGCTGTTCAGCCGCGAGATCGATGCGGATACCGGTGCCGACATCACCGCCAGCTGGGCCTATCTCGGAACCGGCAATGCGATGTTCGACCGTGCGGTCTGCTTTCCCGACCCCGAGCCGTTCGACCTGCGTTTCAACCAGAGCGGTGGCGAGGACATCTGGATGATTCGCGGGCTGATGGCGCGCGGGGTGCGGCTGATCTGGAACCGCGAGGGGCTGGTCGACGAAATCGTGCCGCCGGGGCGGATGACGCTCGATTATGTCCGGGCGCGCAAATTCGCCCATGGCCAGCAGCGGGTGATCTTCAACCATCGTGGCGGCGGGCTGGCCGGCTGGGCGCGGGCCTTGCCCTGGATGGGGATCGGGCTGGTGCAGGCGGCGGGGTTCGGCGCGCTGGCGCTCGGCCTCAGCGCGATCGGCTCGCCGCGCGCGCTCGAAGCGCGGGCGCGCGCCGATGCCGGGCGCGGCAAGCTGATGTGGCGCGCCGCCGCCCGCACGCTTTACGGCAACTGA
- a CDS encoding glycosyltransferase family 2 protein: protein MTDHGEDAPDLSILMVSWNTREMTLAAIRSVYAETRDTRFEVILVDNGSADGTVDAVRAAFPQVRLLAERENHGFAKGNNIAARAATGRLLLLLNTDTLVRDRAIDRLMAFAAARPEARIWGGRTLFGDGRLNPSSAWNRITAWSAFCLAVGLTTLNPRSPRLNPEQVALWGDGQERAVDIVSGCFFLVERSLWEQLDGFDTTFFMYGEEADFCGRARRAGARPRVTPEAEIVHFGGGSAVRPTNTLVYLFGARIGLALRHLPPASARIARAMTIFQAWWRALLYGLAARLSPGRRDAASQWREMWRRRAEWRDGPVRAAL from the coding sequence ATGACCGACCATGGCGAGGACGCGCCCGATCTGTCCATATTGATGGTCAGCTGGAACACGCGCGAGATGACGCTGGCGGCGATCCGGTCCGTCTATGCCGAAACGCGCGACACACGCTTTGAGGTGATCCTGGTCGACAATGGCTCGGCCGACGGCACGGTCGATGCGGTGCGCGCGGCGTTTCCGCAGGTGCGGCTGCTGGCCGAGCGCGAGAATCACGGCTTTGCCAAGGGCAACAACATCGCCGCCCGCGCGGCGACCGGACGGCTGCTGCTGCTGCTCAACACCGACACATTGGTGCGCGACCGCGCGATCGACCGGCTGATGGCCTTTGCCGCCGCGCGGCCCGAGGCGCGCATCTGGGGCGGGCGGACGCTGTTTGGCGACGGGCGGCTCAACCCCAGCTCGGCCTGGAACCGCATCACCGCTTGGAGCGCCTTCTGCCTTGCCGTTGGCCTGACGACGCTCAACCCGCGCAGCCCGCGCCTCAACCCCGAACAGGTGGCGCTGTGGGGCGACGGACAGGAGCGCGCGGTCGATATCGTGTCGGGCTGCTTCTTCCTCGTCGAACGGAGCCTGTGGGAGCAGCTGGACGGGTTCGACACGACCTTTTTCATGTATGGCGAGGAAGCCGATTTCTGCGGCCGCGCCCGGCGCGCGGGCGCGCGCCCGCGCGTGACGCCAGAGGCGGAGATCGTGCATTTCGGCGGCGGCAGCGCGGTGCGGCCGACCAACACGCTCGTCTATCTGTTCGGCGCGCGCATCGGGCTGGCGCTGCGCCATCTGCCGCCGGCAAGCGCGCGGATCGCGCGGGCGATGACGATCTTCCAGGCATGGTGGCGGGCGCTACTCTACGGGCTGGCGGCGCGGCTGTCGCCCGGCCGCCGCGACGCGGCAAGCCAGTGGCGCGAAATGTGGCGTCGCCGCGCGGAATGGCGCGACGGCCCGGTGCGCGCGGCGCTCTGA
- a CDS encoding glycosyltransferase, with product MADFVHVVMTRFNLATPGREASFRTQPDWLATRFDLFERYCLPGMAAQTEQDFAWMIFFDDQTPQAFKDRIEELRRIRPFIPFYTPLFPGDGWRDAVFARIEARPPALLTTNLDNDDSLAVDFVARLQAAARAHLGGPACALNFTNGFVLSGERLYAHAHRSNAFTNLLEPFDTTARTAPAIPHMELARHLPVHQLDGPGAWLQVVHGGNVSNKIRGRRISCAEANGRFAPAAIAQMRDPGMAETVAERLVGEPLRQARDGAIALARRLRGR from the coding sequence ATGGCCGATTTCGTCCATGTGGTCATGACGCGGTTCAACCTGGCAACGCCGGGACGCGAGGCCAGTTTCCGCACCCAGCCCGACTGGCTGGCCACCCGTTTCGACCTGTTCGAGCGCTATTGCCTGCCGGGCATGGCCGCGCAGACCGAACAGGATTTCGCGTGGATGATCTTCTTCGACGATCAGACGCCACAGGCGTTCAAGGACCGGATCGAAGAGCTGCGCCGCATCCGGCCGTTCATCCCCTTCTACACGCCGCTGTTTCCCGGCGATGGCTGGCGCGACGCGGTGTTCGCGCGCATCGAGGCGCGGCCACCCGCGCTGCTGACCACCAATCTCGACAATGACGATTCGCTGGCCGTCGATTTCGTCGCCCGGCTGCAGGCGGCGGCGCGCGCCCATCTGGGCGGCCCGGCCTGTGCGCTCAACTTCACCAACGGGTTCGTGCTGAGCGGGGAGCGGCTTTACGCCCATGCCCACCGGTCGAACGCCTTCACCAACCTGCTGGAACCGTTCGACACCACGGCGCGCACCGCCCCGGCGATCCCGCACATGGAACTGGCGCGGCATCTGCCCGTGCATCAGCTGGACGGGCCGGGGGCCTGGCTGCAGGTCGTGCATGGCGGCAATGTGTCGAACAAGATCCGCGGCCGGCGCATTTCCTGCGCCGAGGCCAATGGCCGGTTCGCGCCCGCCGCCATCGCGCAGATGCGCGATCCGGGGATGGCCGAGACCGTGGCCGAGCGGCTGGTGGGCGAACCGCTGCGCCAGGCGCGCGACGGCGCGATCGCCCTTGCCCGCCGGCTGCGCGGCCGCTGA
- a CDS encoding peptidyl-prolyl cis-trans isomerase, EpsD family, with product MKKLYMGVLLVGTALVAGCGKGNDAQLEKGQVVATVGGKDVTIHELNAELQGVQLPAGADRKQTEQAVLQQVVQRKILADIARERGLDKTPMFLIQQKRAEETLLAQLLQRQLASSVKQPTAQEVQTFIAQNPDLFAERKIFNIDQIQFETPKDPRALLAYQPFKTMAEVEAQLKKDGLRYRRAPAVLDVATANPELVQRVLKLPAGEIFIIPGGGAVIANQIIGQRVEPLAGDQANQLATSLIQQRKFADLTKRDLEPKVKKARDEVKYQGGYAPPKPAGAPAAAPAAK from the coding sequence ATGAAGAAACTGTATATGGGCGTGCTTCTTGTCGGCACGGCGCTGGTCGCCGGCTGCGGCAAGGGGAATGACGCCCAGCTCGAAAAGGGGCAGGTGGTCGCGACCGTCGGTGGCAAGGACGTGACGATCCACGAACTCAATGCCGAACTGCAGGGCGTGCAGCTGCCGGCCGGGGCCGACCGCAAGCAGACCGAGCAGGCGGTTCTGCAACAGGTCGTCCAGCGCAAGATCCTGGCCGATATCGCGCGCGAGCGCGGGCTGGACAAGACGCCGATGTTCCTGATCCAGCAGAAGCGCGCCGAGGAAACGCTGCTCGCCCAGCTGCTCCAGCGCCAGCTTGCCTCGTCGGTCAAGCAGCCGACCGCGCAGGAGGTGCAGACCTTCATCGCGCAGAACCCCGACCTGTTCGCCGAACGCAAGATCTTCAACATCGACCAGATCCAGTTCGAAACGCCCAAGGATCCGCGCGCCCTTCTCGCCTATCAGCCGTTCAAGACGATGGCCGAGGTCGAGGCGCAGCTGAAGAAGGACGGGCTGCGCTATCGCCGCGCGCCCGCCGTGCTCGACGTCGCGACCGCGAATCCGGAACTGGTGCAGCGGGTGCTGAAGCTGCCGGCCGGCGAAATCTTCATCATCCCGGGCGGCGGCGCGGTGATCGCCAACCAGATCATCGGCCAGCGGGTCGAACCGCTCGCCGGCGATCAGGCGAACCAGCTGGCGACCAGCCTGATCCAGCAGCGCAAATTCGCCGATCTGACGAAGCGCGACCTTGAACCCAAGGTCAAGAAGGCGCGGGACGAGGTGAAGTATCAGGGCGGCTATGCCCCGCCCAAGCCGGCGGGTGCGCCGGCCGCCGCACCGGCTGCCAAATAA
- the welK gene encoding beta-1,4-glucuronosyltransferase WelK, whose translation MTDNRLKLCLAASGGGHVRQLLDLEPVWRDWPHVFVTEDTALGRSLADSHRVRFVDHYALGQARIGRKGVMLRGMLRNMAQSARIVREERPDVVITTGAGAMYGTALMARLAGARLVLIDSFARFDAPSKFARGIKPFANEVIVQSAALGRLWPDARVFDPLRMLDGTPPAKQPVLFATVGATLGFPRLVEAVIALKASGRLPERVVLQVGDTPMPAVLPEGIEVHRDLPFGRVQELLAEAAFVVCHGGTGSLITALRAGCRTVAMPRRFSLGEHYDDHQEEITAAFKGRGMIEVALEAGELGDCIDRLRDRPPVMATTDPAALIDYLRERLTGWEAAR comes from the coding sequence ATGACCGACAACAGGCTGAAATTGTGTCTCGCGGCCTCGGGCGGCGGGCATGTCCGCCAGCTGCTCGACCTCGAACCGGTGTGGCGCGACTGGCCGCATGTGTTCGTGACCGAGGATACCGCGCTCGGCCGCAGCCTGGCCGACAGCCACCGGGTGCGCTTTGTCGACCATTATGCGCTCGGCCAGGCGCGGATCGGCCGCAAGGGCGTGATGCTGCGCGGCATGCTGCGCAACATGGCCCAGTCGGCGCGCATCGTGCGCGAGGAACGCCCCGATGTCGTCATCACCACCGGCGCGGGCGCGATGTACGGCACCGCGCTGATGGCGCGGCTTGCGGGCGCGCGGCTGGTGCTGATCGATTCATTCGCCCGGTTCGACGCGCCGTCCAAGTTCGCGCGCGGCATCAAGCCCTTTGCCAATGAGGTGATCGTCCAGTCGGCCGCGCTCGGCCGGCTGTGGCCCGATGCGCGGGTGTTCGATCCGCTGCGCATGCTCGACGGCACGCCGCCGGCCAAGCAGCCGGTGCTGTTCGCGACGGTCGGCGCGACGCTGGGGTTTCCCCGGCTGGTCGAGGCGGTGATCGCGCTCAAGGCGAGCGGGCGGCTGCCCGAACGCGTCGTGCTGCAGGTCGGCGACACGCCGATGCCGGCGGTGCTGCCCGAGGGTATCGAGGTGCACCGCGACCTGCCGTTCGGGCGGGTGCAGGAGCTGCTGGCCGAGGCGGCGTTCGTCGTCTGCCATGGCGGCACGGGGTCGCTGATCACCGCGCTGCGCGCCGGCTGCCGCACGGTCGCGATGCCGCGCCGGTTCAGCCTGGGCGAGCATTATGACGATCATCAGGAAGAAATCACCGCCGCCTTCAAGGGCCGCGGGATGATCGAGGTCGCGCTGGAAGCCGGCGAGCTGGGCGACTGTATCGACCGGCTGCGCGACCGGCCGCCGGTGATGGCGACGACCGATCCCGCAGCGCTGATCGATTATCTCAGAGAGCGGCTGACCGGCTGGGAAGCGGCGCGCTGA